The genomic window TGGCGAACGACTCCTCGTCGCCCACCCGCTCCGCCGCGTCGATCACCGAAGGATCGCACACGGCGGGCATGACGCTGCCGCCGATCCCCTCGACCTGGTATCCCGCGTCGTGGTCCGGGTGCGAGGGGTCGATCATGTGCGCCAGACGCGAGCCGACGGGGTCGGCCAGGACGATGCGGGCGGCCGGGCAATGGGCCTTGAGGAACCGGCCGACGCCGGTGATCGTCCCGCCCGTGCCGACGCCGCAGACGAACGCGCCGACGCGGCCGCCGCACTGCCGGAGGATCTCCGGCCCGGTCGTCGCCTCGTGGATGGCGGGATTGGCGGGATTGGCGAACTGGTCGGTCAGGAACCAGCCACGCTCCGCCGCCATCCGCCGCGCGACGTTCTGGAAGTTGTCCGGCGAGGACGGCGGAGCGTTGGGGACGATGAGGACCTCGGCCCCGGCCGCCGCCATCGCAGCCCGCTTGTCGGCCGACATCTTCTCCGGCATCACGCAGACCAGGCAGTAGCCCCGCGCGGCGGCCACCAGCGCCAGGCCCATCCCGGTATTCCCGGCGGTCGCCTCGACGAGCGTCGCCCCCGGCGCGATCCGGCCACGCGCCTCGGCGTCGTCGAGGATGGCCCGGGCGATCCGGTCCTTGATGCTCCCGCCGGGATTCAGGAACTCGCACTTGCCGAGGACGGGCACCGGCAGGCCCTCGGACAGTCGGCGGAGCGGCACCATCGGCGTCCCGCCGATTCGGTCGAGGATGGGTCCGGGTGTGTCCATGGCGAGTATTCTCGCCGGGAACTCGGGCGGCGTCGAGATCCCGCCGGCCGGGCCTCTCGCGAGCCGAGGACGCTTGCCTGATGACGAGGGCCGAGCCGGTCTGGGAACCTTCCCTGCCCTCGGTTCGGCCGGGGCGGGGCGTCGACTCAGTCACTGTCCCACAAGTCCTGTACCCCAAGCAGCGTCTCGTCGCGACCAGTCTCCGGCAGGAGTAAGGCCCGGATCCGCTTCCCCCCTTACGAAGGGGGATACAGGGGGGTGAGTCCGATCGCCTCGGCCTAGATCAATACACCCCCTCTGGCTCCCCCTTCGTAAGGGGGAGAACCGGGATCGGCTCGCCTTCTTGAGAGGGATTGCAGGAAGCGTTGCTTATGGGACAGACTCTTATCCTCCCCAAGGGCGGGAAACCCGCCCAATCCGGCCCAACCCCGGCGCACGTGGGTGTGCCCGCCCGACGTACGGAGGAGGGCGCCTCGTCGGGGTCCCGAGGCAACGGAACTCGTCCGGGAAAGCCGCGTCCCGAGGGAGGGTGCGACTCATGCACGCCATGGTCCGCGAGGTTGGCCGCTGCGTCTCCCGCTTCATCCTCCTCTACTGGATCTGCTTCACGTTCCCCTTCCCGCTGGACCTCGTCGGGCTCCCGTTCGCGTTCGCGGGCGAGGAGGACCAGCCGGCGTGG from Aquisphaera giovannonii includes these protein-coding regions:
- a CDS encoding PLP-dependent cysteine synthase family protein, which translates into the protein MDTPGPILDRIGGTPMVPLRRLSEGLPVPVLGKCEFLNPGGSIKDRIARAILDDAEARGRIAPGATLVEATAGNTGMGLALVAAARGYCLVCVMPEKMSADKRAAMAAAGAEVLIVPNAPPSSPDNFQNVARRMAAERGWFLTDQFANPANPAIHEATTGPEILRQCGGRVGAFVCGVGTGGTITGVGRFLKAHCPAARIVLADPVGSRLAHMIDPSHPDHDAGYQVEGIGGSVMPAVCDPSVIDAAERVGDEESFATARRLIREEGLLVGGSSGTAVAAALRVAAGGCDGPVVTILADSWDRYISRAWLR